In a genomic window of Bradyrhizobium sp. LLZ17:
- the argF gene encoding ornithine carbamoyltransferase: MSKTPKHFLDINELPLAELESMLAASSAMKAKQKAHQPVKPLEGKTLAMIFERPSTRTRVSFDVAMRQLGGEPIMLTGAEMQLGRGETIADTARVLSRYVDAIMIRILNHEALLELAANATVPVINGLTRQSHPCQVMADLMTYQEHRGPIKGKTVAWTGDDNNVLASWAHAAERFKFQLNVATPPELAPKKAMRDWIKATGAPIVLGTDAEAAVRGADCVVTDTWVSMGDKEGQHRHNVLKPYQVNAKLMSLAKPDALFMHCLPAHRGEEVTDEVIDGPQSVVFDEAENRLHAQKGILAWCFDAVK; the protein is encoded by the coding sequence ATGAGCAAGACACCAAAGCACTTCCTCGACATCAACGAGCTGCCGTTGGCGGAGCTCGAGAGCATGCTCGCCGCCTCGTCCGCCATGAAGGCGAAGCAGAAGGCGCATCAGCCGGTCAAGCCGCTCGAAGGCAAGACGCTGGCGATGATCTTCGAACGCCCCTCGACGCGGACGCGGGTGTCGTTCGACGTCGCGATGCGCCAGCTCGGCGGCGAGCCCATCATGCTGACCGGCGCGGAAATGCAGCTCGGCCGCGGCGAGACCATCGCCGACACCGCGCGCGTGCTGTCGCGCTATGTCGATGCCATCATGATCCGCATCCTCAACCACGAGGCGCTGCTGGAGCTTGCGGCGAACGCGACCGTGCCCGTCATCAACGGCCTGACCCGGCAATCGCATCCCTGCCAGGTGATGGCCGACCTCATGACCTATCAGGAGCATCGCGGCCCCATCAAAGGCAAGACCGTGGCTTGGACCGGCGACGACAACAACGTGCTGGCGTCCTGGGCCCACGCGGCCGAGCGCTTCAAATTCCAGCTCAATGTCGCAACGCCTCCGGAGCTCGCGCCGAAGAAGGCGATGCGCGACTGGATCAAGGCCACCGGCGCGCCGATCGTGCTCGGCACCGACGCCGAAGCCGCCGTGCGCGGCGCCGATTGCGTCGTCACCGACACCTGGGTGTCGATGGGCGACAAGGAAGGCCAGCATCGCCACAACGTGCTCAAGCCTTACCAGGTCAATGCGAAGCTGATGTCGCTGGCCAAGCCCGACGCGCTGTTCATGCACTGCCTGCCCGCGCATCGCGGCGAGGAGGTCACCGACGAGGTGATCGACGGTCCGCAATCGGTCGTGTTCGACGAGGCCGAGAACCGCCTGCACGCGCAGAAGGGCATCCTGGCCTGGTGCTTCGACGCGGTGAAGTAA
- a CDS encoding Hsp33 family molecular chaperone: MVSQSPDMNTGLEGPVRAPSAVPIDDAVLPYEVDALDVRGRLVRLGPALDEILTRHDYPAPVGKLLGEAIVLTTLLGSALKFEGRFILQAQTDGPVSFLVVDYNAPDRLRAYARYDASRLTGAKDSGALLGHGHLAMTIDQGPDMSRYQGLVALDGGSLEDAAHEYFLRSEQIPTRVRLAVGEEWRSNDGGKHRWRAGGMLMQFLPKAPERARQADLHPGDAPEGIEVHSVAEDDAWVEARSLIETVEDVELIDPDLSGERLLYRLFHERGVRVFKPLSLKAQCSCSRDAVASMLKSFSPDDRAAMVKDDKVVVTCEFCSSVYEFTPHDAGVEDA; this comes from the coding sequence ATGGTTTCCCAATCCCCTGACATGAATACCGGGCTCGAGGGCCCGGTTCGCGCGCCATCCGCGGTTCCGATCGATGACGCAGTGCTGCCTTACGAGGTTGACGCGCTCGATGTGCGCGGGCGGCTGGTGCGGCTTGGTCCGGCACTCGACGAGATCCTGACCCGGCACGATTATCCCGCGCCGGTCGGCAAGCTGCTGGGCGAGGCCATCGTGCTGACGACGCTGCTCGGCTCGGCGCTGAAATTCGAGGGCCGTTTCATCCTCCAGGCCCAGACCGACGGTCCGGTGTCGTTCCTGGTGGTGGACTACAACGCGCCGGATCGCTTGCGCGCCTATGCCCGCTATGACGCCTCGCGCCTTACCGGGGCAAAGGATTCCGGCGCCTTGCTCGGCCACGGCCATCTCGCCATGACCATCGACCAGGGGCCAGACATGAGCCGCTATCAGGGCCTCGTCGCGCTCGACGGCGGCAGCCTGGAAGACGCCGCCCACGAATATTTCCTGCGCTCCGAGCAGATCCCGACGCGCGTCCGCCTCGCGGTCGGCGAGGAGTGGCGCTCGAACGACGGCGGCAAGCATCGCTGGCGCGCCGGTGGCATGCTGATGCAGTTTTTGCCGAAGGCGCCGGAGCGCGCGCGGCAGGCCGACCTGCATCCCGGCGATGCGCCCGAAGGCATCGAAGTGCACAGCGTCGCCGAGGACGATGCCTGGGTCGAGGCGCGCTCGCTGATCGAGACCGTCGAGGACGTCGAGCTGATCGATCCGGATCTCTCCGGTGAGCGGCTGCTCTATCGCCTCTTCCATGAGCGCGGCGTCCGCGTGTTCAAGCCGCTGAGCCTGAAAGCGCAATGCTCCTGCTCGCGTGATGCGGTCGCCTCGATGCTGAAGAGCTTCTCGCCCGACGATCGCGCCGCGATGGTTAAGGACGATAAGGTCGTGGTGACCTGCGAGTTCTGTAGCTCGGTGTATGAATTCACACCGCATGATGCGGGCGTGGAAGACGCGTAA
- the apaG gene encoding Co2+/Mg2+ efflux protein ApaG, which translates to MYRAMTRQIEVTVEPNFVPEESSAELSRYFWSYTIVITNAGNETVQLKRRHWIITDASGRQQEVKGEGVIGEQPTLAPGESFEYTSGVPLTTASGFMTGRYQMVSESGERFEIDVPTFSLDSPDNKRVLN; encoded by the coding sequence ATGTACCGCGCCATGACCCGCCAGATCGAAGTCACCGTCGAGCCGAACTTTGTTCCGGAGGAGTCGTCGGCCGAGCTCTCGCGCTATTTCTGGTCCTACACCATCGTGATCACCAATGCCGGCAACGAGACCGTGCAGCTCAAGCGGCGGCACTGGATCATCACCGACGCCTCCGGCCGGCAGCAGGAGGTCAAGGGTGAAGGCGTGATCGGCGAACAGCCCACCCTGGCGCCCGGTGAGAGCTTCGAATACACCTCCGGCGTCCCGCTCACGACCGCCTCCGGCTTCATGACCGGCCGCTACCAGATGGTCAGCGAAAGCGGCGAGCGTTTCGAGATCGACGTGCCGACGTTCTCGCTGGACAGCCCGGACAACAAGAGGGTGTTGAACTAG
- a CDS encoding OpgC domain-containing protein: MTIADQVTGSTIAGTAGAKPVEARAVEAKLRAGAPAITLPVIGERELRLDLFRGLALWLIFIDHLPTNLLTWFTIRNYGFSDATEIFIFISGYTAAFVYGRAMLESGVVIATARILRRVWQIYVAHVFLFTIFLAEISYVATSFENPLYTEEMGIMDFLKQPDVTIVQALLLRFRPVNMDVLPLYIVLMLALPLILWSMKWKPDLTLGFSVLLYALTWQYDLYFSAYPNGFWAFNPLAWQLLFVFGAWCALGGARRMSRILVSPVTMWISIAYLVAAFYVTLTWYVPQLSQFMPKRLEQWMYPIDKTDLDVLRFTHFLALAALTVRFLPRDWPGLKSPWLRPLIVCGQHSLEIFCLGVFLAFAGHFILAEVSGAPAMHALISLSGILIMWAMAWVISWYKRVADKSGSKTKSAVGSADMAGGG; the protein is encoded by the coding sequence ATGACCATTGCCGATCAAGTGACGGGATCGACGATCGCGGGAACCGCGGGTGCCAAGCCCGTGGAAGCGAGAGCCGTGGAAGCCAAGCTGCGCGCCGGCGCGCCGGCCATCACGCTGCCCGTCATCGGCGAGCGCGAGCTGCGGCTCGATCTGTTCCGTGGGCTGGCGCTGTGGCTGATCTTCATCGACCATTTGCCGACCAACCTGCTCACCTGGTTCACGATCCGCAATTACGGATTCAGCGACGCCACAGAAATCTTCATCTTCATCTCCGGCTACACCGCCGCCTTCGTCTACGGCCGCGCGATGCTGGAGTCCGGCGTCGTCATCGCCACTGCGCGCATCCTGCGCCGGGTCTGGCAGATCTATGTCGCCCACGTCTTCCTGTTCACGATCTTCCTCGCCGAAATCTCCTACGTCGCGACCAGCTTCGAGAACCCGCTCTACACTGAAGAGATGGGCATCATGGATTTTCTCAAGCAGCCCGACGTCACGATCGTGCAGGCGCTGCTGTTGCGCTTCCGCCCCGTCAACATGGACGTGCTGCCGCTCTACATCGTGCTGATGCTGGCGCTGCCTTTGATCCTGTGGTCGATGAAATGGAAGCCCGACCTCACGCTCGGCTTCTCGGTCCTGCTCTACGCGCTGACCTGGCAATACGACCTTTATTTCTCGGCCTATCCGAACGGCTTCTGGGCGTTCAATCCGCTGGCCTGGCAATTGCTGTTCGTGTTCGGGGCATGGTGCGCGCTTGGGGGTGCGCGCCGCATGTCTCGCATTCTGGTGTCCCCGGTGACGATGTGGATCTCGATCGCCTATCTGGTCGCGGCGTTCTACGTCACGCTGACCTGGTACGTGCCGCAGCTCTCGCAGTTCATGCCGAAGCGGCTCGAGCAGTGGATGTATCCGATCGACAAGACCGACCTTGACGTGCTGCGCTTCACGCATTTCCTGGCGCTGGCCGCGCTCACCGTGCGCTTCCTGCCGCGGGACTGGCCGGGCCTGAAATCACCGTGGCTGCGCCCGCTGATCGTGTGCGGCCAGCATTCTCTCGAGATCTTCTGCCTCGGCGTCTTCCTCGCCTTTGCCGGCCACTTCATCCTGGCCGAGGTCTCCGGGGCGCCAGCCATGCACGCGCTGATTAGTCTCTCCGGAATCCTGATCATGTGGGCGATGGCGTGGGTCATTTCGTGGTACAAGCGCGTGGCCGACAAGAGCGGGTCGAAAACCAAAAGCGCCGTCGGCAGCGCCGATATGGCCGGAGGGGGCTGA
- a CDS encoding SGNH/GDSL hydrolase family protein, with translation MKAKVLLSLMLVCGCLAAPPARANDAAPAAEPAVPAACELPSYLLTSESRLPKVAEAIKAGKPLEILVIGSRSTTIPSSESSSYPARMEMILKEKLPPSEAVHVSVEIQSKRTAEEAATTFVKLMEAKAPTLVIWQTGTVDAIRSIDPEDFRSAVTDGVTALQNAGADVVLMNLQYSPRTETMISAPPYLDNLRVVAQEHDVPLFDRFAIMRQWNDQGQFDLFSPSRGPELAKQVHDCLGRALAQFVIDAAHLEPAQQQN, from the coding sequence ATGAAGGCGAAGGTTCTCCTGAGCCTGATGCTGGTATGCGGGTGCCTCGCCGCGCCCCCGGCGCGCGCGAACGATGCTGCGCCAGCCGCCGAGCCTGCCGTGCCCGCAGCCTGCGAATTGCCGTCCTATCTGCTCACCAGCGAAAGCCGGCTTCCCAAGGTGGCCGAGGCCATCAAGGCCGGCAAACCGCTCGAAATTCTCGTGATCGGCAGTCGCTCAACGACGATTCCATCGTCGGAGAGCAGCTCGTATCCGGCGCGCATGGAGATGATTCTCAAGGAGAAGCTGCCGCCATCGGAAGCCGTGCACGTCTCCGTAGAAATACAGAGCAAGAGAACCGCGGAGGAGGCCGCGACCACCTTTGTTAAGCTGATGGAAGCAAAAGCACCTACTTTGGTCATCTGGCAGACCGGGACGGTAGATGCTATCCGATCCATTGATCCCGAGGATTTTCGCAGCGCGGTGACCGACGGGGTTACTGCGTTGCAAAATGCGGGGGCTGACGTCGTGTTGATGAATTTGCAGTACAGCCCGCGTACCGAAACCATGATCTCGGCGCCGCCCTATCTCGACAATTTGCGGGTGGTGGCGCAGGAGCATGATGTGCCGCTGTTCGACCGTTTCGCGATCATGCGGCAGTGGAATGATCAGGGCCAGTTCGACCTGTTCAGCCCGTCCCGCGGGCCTGAACTGGCGAAGCAGGTCCATGATTGCCTTGGCCGGGCGTTGGCGCAGTTCGTGATCGACGCTGCCCATCTGGAGCCGGCCCAGCAGCAAAATTGA
- a CDS encoding SGNH/GDSL hydrolase family protein, with translation MSSLRPFCLTTWLAAAAAAALLLLAPVSLAPAHAQAAQATPAPAQTADSAPASSAQTTAAAASQPPAEQRGLTSRAIDKVKQVAKSAGDIFSRVPCLAPKGAAKAMGSLPHVANKLVAGKPVVIVAFGSSSTAGYGASSPDFNYPNRLAAQLRRQYPTADISVINAGVGGEDAPEMMKRLQKEVIDVHPDLVIWQVGTNAVLRNLDPGDTAKMVGDGISRIQAGGGTDVVLVDPQYSPQVTQRAESAGKMVKLLGKVAELRHVGIFPRFEVMRDWHEKQAIPVESFVISDGLHMNDWGYACFAQLLGDDIIHSVGQIKLGVNVPADVRTYRPM, from the coding sequence ATGAGTTCTCTCCGCCCTTTTTGCCTGACGACATGGCTGGCTGCAGCCGCAGCGGCGGCGCTGCTGTTGCTGGCGCCGGTCTCGCTGGCACCAGCTCACGCACAAGCCGCGCAAGCAACGCCGGCCCCGGCACAGACGGCTGATTCCGCTCCTGCATCATCAGCCCAGACCACGGCCGCTGCGGCCAGCCAGCCGCCTGCCGAGCAGCGCGGCCTCACCTCGCGCGCCATCGATAAAGTGAAGCAGGTCGCGAAATCCGCTGGCGACATCTTCAGCCGCGTACCCTGTCTGGCGCCGAAGGGCGCAGCGAAGGCGATGGGCTCGCTGCCGCATGTCGCGAACAAGCTCGTCGCCGGAAAGCCGGTCGTGATCGTCGCGTTCGGCTCGTCGTCGACCGCAGGTTACGGCGCGAGCTCACCGGACTTCAACTATCCGAACCGTCTCGCCGCGCAGCTGCGCCGGCAGTATCCGACCGCCGACATCTCCGTCATCAATGCCGGCGTCGGCGGCGAGGACGCGCCCGAGATGATGAAGCGCCTCCAGAAGGAGGTGATCGACGTACATCCGGATCTCGTGATCTGGCAGGTCGGCACCAATGCCGTGCTGCGCAACCTCGATCCCGGCGATACCGCCAAGATGGTCGGGGACGGCATCTCCCGCATCCAGGCCGGCGGCGGCACCGACGTGGTGCTGGTCGATCCGCAATATTCGCCGCAGGTGACGCAGCGCGCGGAGAGCGCCGGAAAAATGGTGAAGCTGCTCGGTAAGGTCGCCGAGCTCCGCCACGTCGGCATCTTCCCGCGTTTCGAAGTGATGCGCGACTGGCACGAGAAGCAGGCGATTCCGGTCGAGAGCTTCGTGATCTCCGACGGCTTGCACATGAACGATTGGGGCTACGCCTGCTTCGCCCAGCTGCTCGGCGACGACATCATCCACTCGGTCGGCCAGATCAAGCTCGGCGTAAACGTGCCGGCGGATGTGCGGACCTACCGGCCGATGTAG
- a CDS encoding IS110 family transposase has protein sequence MAKRIMICAGIDTGKHKLDVAVDGSSEQLRVDNTMEGHQALVEWLKRIKVKRVGIEASGGYEQAVVAELRRKRFVVVLFQPKQVRAFATFHQLLAKNDKIDAALIAMCTAAIKTIHPAPDPRLQPLAEHLTMIDQITEDIARLKNRLESCRDKRIQGVWKAQIALLAKSKRAELKALLAAIRKHPDLAARLDLIHSVGGCGLPTAIAVLIRMPEIGNITRGPAAALGGLAPYDDDSGNRAGARHIEGGRERLRRALYNAALAASFRWNPQLKALYSRLIAAGKCHKCALIACARKLLVTINAVVARGTPWVAEAPQLAKLPAV, from the coding sequence ATGGCCAAGCGTATCATGATCTGTGCCGGGATCGATACCGGCAAACATAAGCTCGACGTGGCGGTCGACGGCAGCTCGGAACAGTTGCGGGTCGACAACACGATGGAAGGCCACCAGGCTTTGGTAGAGTGGCTGAAGCGCATCAAGGTCAAGAGGGTTGGGATCGAGGCCAGTGGAGGCTACGAGCAGGCGGTCGTCGCCGAGCTGCGGCGCAAGCGGTTCGTCGTCGTCTTGTTTCAGCCGAAGCAGGTCCGTGCTTTTGCCACGTTCCATCAGCTGCTGGCCAAGAACGACAAGATCGACGCGGCGCTGATCGCGATGTGCACTGCTGCGATCAAGACCATCCATCCCGCTCCGGATCCGCGGCTGCAGCCCCTTGCCGAGCATCTGACGATGATCGACCAGATCACGGAAGACATCGCAAGGCTCAAGAACCGGCTCGAGAGTTGCCGCGACAAGCGGATTCAAGGGGTTTGGAAGGCGCAGATCGCGCTCCTGGCCAAGTCCAAACGAGCCGAGCTCAAGGCGCTGCTGGCGGCGATCCGCAAGCACCCTGATCTTGCCGCACGGCTCGATCTGATCCACAGCGTCGGCGGCTGCGGCCTGCCGACCGCGATTGCCGTCCTGATCCGGATGCCTGAGATTGGCAACATCACGCGCGGGCCTGCCGCAGCTCTCGGCGGGCTGGCACCTTACGACGACGACAGCGGCAATCGCGCCGGTGCCCGTCACATCGAAGGTGGCCGCGAACGCCTGCGCCGGGCGCTCTACAACGCGGCTCTTGCGGCATCCTTCCGCTGGAATCCGCAGCTCAAGGCTTTGTACAGCCGTCTGATCGCCGCCGGCAAATGCCACAAATGCGCGCTCATCGCCTGCGCCAGGAAATTGCTGGTCACGATCAACGCCGTCGTCGCCCGCGGAACTCCCTGGGTCGCCGAGGCGCCTCAACTCGCCAAGCTGCCCGCCGTCTGA
- a CDS encoding O-succinylhomoserine sulfhydrylase — MSKSPANYRPDTRLVHSGTLRSQYGETSEALFLTQGYVYNSAEECEARFKGEDPGFIYSRYSNPTIAMFERRMIELEGAEAARSAATGMAAVTTAILAPLKSGDHVVASRALFGSCLYVIQDLLPRYGIETTLVDGFDLDQWQRALKPNTKTFFLESPTNPTLDVLDIPAIAEIAHSGGARLIVDNVFATPIWQSPLALGADVVVYSATKHIDGQGRCLGGVILSSEAFIAEHIHNFMRQTGPSISPFNAWVLLKGLETLAVRVRAQTETAARIADVLASHPKISRLVYPGRADHPQAELVKKQMRGGSTLVGFEVKGGKQGAFRVLNELKLAKISNNLGDAKSLVTHPATTTHQRLKPDDRAALGISEGFIRFSAGLEHPDDLIEDLTAALEKA, encoded by the coding sequence ATGTCGAAGTCGCCTGCCAACTACCGTCCCGATACCCGCCTGGTCCATTCCGGGACGCTGCGCTCGCAATATGGCGAGACGTCCGAGGCGCTGTTCCTGACCCAGGGCTACGTCTACAACAGCGCCGAGGAATGCGAGGCGCGGTTCAAGGGCGAGGATCCCGGCTTCATCTATTCGCGCTACTCGAACCCGACCATCGCAATGTTCGAGCGCCGCATGATCGAGCTCGAAGGCGCGGAGGCCGCCCGCTCCGCCGCGACCGGGATGGCCGCGGTGACAACCGCGATCCTCGCGCCGCTGAAGTCCGGCGATCACGTGGTGGCTTCGCGCGCCCTGTTCGGCTCGTGCCTCTACGTCATTCAGGATCTGCTTCCCCGCTACGGCATCGAGACCACGCTGGTCGACGGCTTCGACCTCGACCAGTGGCAGCGCGCGCTCAAGCCGAACACCAAGACGTTCTTCCTGGAGAGCCCGACCAATCCGACTCTCGACGTGCTCGACATCCCCGCGATTGCCGAGATCGCGCACAGCGGCGGCGCGCGCCTCATCGTCGACAACGTGTTCGCAACGCCGATCTGGCAGAGTCCGCTCGCGCTCGGTGCCGACGTCGTGGTCTATTCCGCGACCAAGCACATTGACGGCCAGGGCCGCTGCCTCGGCGGCGTCATCCTGTCCTCGGAAGCCTTCATCGCCGAGCACATCCACAATTTCATGCGCCAGACCGGCCCGTCGATCTCGCCATTCAACGCCTGGGTGCTGCTCAAGGGCCTCGAAACGCTGGCGGTGCGCGTGCGCGCGCAGACCGAGACGGCCGCACGCATTGCCGACGTGCTGGCGAGCCATCCGAAGATTTCGCGACTGGTCTATCCCGGCCGTGCCGATCATCCGCAGGCGGAGCTGGTGAAGAAGCAGATGCGCGGCGGCTCGACGCTGGTCGGCTTCGAGGTCAAGGGCGGCAAGCAGGGCGCGTTCCGCGTGCTCAACGAGCTCAAGCTCGCCAAGATTTCCAACAATCTCGGCGACGCCAAGAGCCTAGTGACGCATCCGGCCACTACGACCCATCAGCGGCTGAAGCCGGACGATCGCGCCGCGCTCGGCATCAGCGAGGGCTTCATCCGCTTCTCCGCGGGGCTCGAGCATCCGGACGATCTGATCGAGGATCTGACCGCGGCGCTGGAGAAGGCGTAA
- a CDS encoding 2'-deoxycytidine 5'-triphosphate deaminase gives MHAPPDEDPRLTFTVAADANGILPDRMIAAMAEAGLILPSYDFVESQIQPASLDLRLGDIVYRVRASFLPGPGATVAERIDELKLHEFSLADGAVLETNCVYIVPLLESLALPPEIVAAANPKSSTGRLDVFTRVIADGTRRFDMIGAGYHGPLYAEISPKTFPVLVSEGSRLSQVRFRTGDAILNIEELEALHAAERLVDVDDADLTGGVAVSVDLSGEKSGGFVGYRAKRHTGVVDVDRRAGYAVDDFWEPIAARPDGRLILDPGEFYILASKEAVQVPPDYAAEMVPFDPLVGEFRVHYAGFFDPGFGYAGAGGRGSRAVLEVRSREVPFILEHGQIVGRLVYEKMLARPDAMYGQRIGSNYQAQGLKLSKHFRV, from the coding sequence ATGCACGCACCCCCTGATGAGGACCCCCGGTTGACGTTCACGGTTGCCGCCGACGCCAATGGTATCCTGCCCGACCGCATGATCGCGGCGATGGCGGAAGCGGGGCTCATCCTGCCTTCGTACGACTTCGTCGAAAGCCAGATCCAGCCCGCGAGCCTCGACCTTCGTCTCGGCGACATCGTCTACCGTGTCCGTGCGAGCTTCCTGCCTGGCCCGGGCGCAACGGTGGCCGAGCGCATCGACGAGTTGAAGCTGCACGAATTCAGCCTTGCCGACGGTGCGGTGCTGGAGACCAACTGCGTCTACATCGTGCCGCTGCTCGAAAGCCTCGCGCTGCCGCCGGAGATTGTCGCGGCCGCAAACCCGAAAAGCTCCACCGGCCGGCTCGATGTCTTCACCCGCGTGATCGCCGATGGCACCCGCCGCTTCGACATGATCGGCGCCGGCTATCACGGCCCGCTCTATGCCGAGATCAGCCCGAAGACGTTTCCGGTCCTGGTCAGCGAGGGCTCGCGCCTCAGCCAGGTGCGCTTTCGAACCGGAGACGCCATCCTCAACATCGAAGAGCTCGAGGCGCTGCACGCGGCCGAGCGTCTCGTCGACGTCGACGATGCCGATCTCACCGGTGGCGTCGCCGTGTCGGTCGATCTCTCCGGCGAGAAGAGCGGCGGCTTCGTCGGCTATCGCGCCAAACGCCACACCGGCGTGGTCGATGTCGATCGTCGCGCCGGCTATGCGGTCGATGATTTCTGGGAGCCGATCGCGGCGCGTCCCGATGGCCGCCTGATCCTCGATCCCGGCGAGTTCTACATCCTCGCCTCGAAAGAGGCCGTGCAGGTCCCGCCCGACTACGCCGCGGAGATGGTGCCGTTCGATCCGCTGGTCGGCGAATTCCGCGTGCACTATGCCGGCTTCTTCGATCCCGGCTTCGGCTATGCCGGTGCCGGGGGGCGCGGATCGCGTGCCGTGCTTGAAGTGCGTTCGCGCGAAGTGCCGTTCATTCTCGAGCACGGCCAGATCGTGGGCCGCCTCGTCTATGAGAAAATGCTGGCGCGCCCCGATGCCATGTACGGCCAGCGCATCGGCTCGAACTACCAGGCGCAGGGCCTGAAGCTGAGCAAGCATTTCCGGGTTTAA
- a CDS encoding PAS domain S-box protein, whose amino-acid sequence MTDQPELDAKILDDVADALIYSDRSGTIMRWNRASCALFGFSAEEALGQNLDLIIPEHLRAAHWKGFEAALASGAMRLAGRPTLTRALHKSGRKLYIEMTFALVRDAGGAVQGSVAMARDVTERIERERAAKAAQN is encoded by the coding sequence ATGACAGATCAACCTGAACTCGATGCAAAGATCCTCGACGACGTCGCGGACGCGCTGATCTATTCGGATCGCTCCGGCACGATCATGCGCTGGAATCGCGCATCGTGCGCACTGTTCGGCTTCTCCGCCGAGGAAGCGCTAGGCCAAAATCTCGACCTGATCATTCCCGAACATCTGCGCGCCGCGCACTGGAAAGGCTTTGAGGCCGCGCTTGCCAGCGGCGCGATGAGGCTGGCCGGGCGGCCTACACTGACCCGCGCGCTGCACAAGAGCGGTCGCAAGCTCTACATCGAGATGACTTTCGCATTGGTGCGCGACGCCGGCGGAGCAGTGCAGGGATCGGTGGCCATGGCCCGCGACGTGACCGAGCGCATCGAGCGCGAGCGCGCGGCCAAAGCTGCGCAAAACTAA
- a CDS encoding MATE family efflux transporter, which produces MSDIAEIPVDEQERPLPPPPRPMMSALTDGPILRTLLGLAWPNVVALSAGTCVVIAETSYIGRLGVEALAAMALVFPTVILTMTMSGGAMGGAVASAIARALGAGDRERAGTLAAHALLIGITFGLVFMLGMLIFGPEVLEMLGGRGNVLAHAVAYTQVFFGGAVLPWLLNTMAGVLRGTGNMKLPSLLILNSAVWQVVLGGTLGLGLGPVPQFGMRGVAAGSLIAYSMNICVMGWYLFSGRARVVPKLRGLRIQWAMFFDILKVGAIACFSPLQSVLTISIFTHMLAKFGTAILAGYGIGARLEFLLTSIAFSFGIASVPMIGMAIGAGRIARARRIAWIAGASAFVAVGAPACLVALFPDVWVNIFTDSATVRATSHQYLSTVAPFYAFIGLASTMYFSSQGAAKVIGPVLAQTARLIYIAACGWWLSTHDATAQNFFWLAASSMIVLGLLSCSSVVLTRWGPREKKPAVRPALSAAID; this is translated from the coding sequence ATGTCCGACATCGCCGAAATCCCGGTCGATGAACAAGAGCGTCCGTTGCCGCCACCTCCGCGGCCGATGATGAGCGCGCTGACCGACGGTCCGATCCTGCGCACGCTGCTCGGGCTCGCCTGGCCGAACGTGGTCGCGCTCTCCGCCGGCACCTGCGTGGTGATCGCGGAGACCTCCTATATCGGGCGGCTCGGTGTCGAGGCGCTGGCTGCGATGGCGCTGGTGTTTCCGACCGTGATCTTGACCATGACCATGTCCGGCGGCGCCATGGGCGGCGCGGTGGCTTCGGCTATCGCGCGTGCGCTCGGCGCCGGCGATCGCGAACGCGCCGGCACGCTCGCCGCGCACGCGCTGCTGATCGGCATCACCTTCGGCCTCGTCTTCATGCTGGGCATGCTGATCTTCGGACCAGAGGTACTCGAGATGCTCGGTGGTCGCGGCAATGTGCTGGCGCATGCGGTCGCCTACACGCAGGTGTTCTTCGGCGGCGCGGTGCTGCCCTGGCTGCTCAACACCATGGCGGGCGTATTGCGCGGCACCGGCAACATGAAGTTGCCGTCGCTGCTGATCCTCAATTCAGCGGTCTGGCAGGTCGTGCTGGGCGGGACGCTGGGGCTCGGGCTTGGGCCGGTGCCGCAGTTCGGCATGCGCGGCGTCGCGGCCGGCTCGCTGATCGCCTATTCCATGAACATCTGCGTGATGGGCTGGTACCTGTTCTCCGGCCGCGCGCGCGTCGTGCCGAAGCTGCGCGGGCTTCGCATCCAGTGGGCGATGTTCTTCGATATCCTGAAAGTGGGCGCGATCGCCTGCTTCTCGCCGCTGCAATCGGTGCTGACGATCTCGATCTTCACCCACATGCTGGCGAAATTCGGCACCGCGATCCTCGCCGGCTACGGCATCGGCGCGCGCCTCGAATTCCTGCTGACGTCGATCGCATTCTCGTTCGGCATCGCCTCGGTGCCGATGATCGGCATGGCGATCGGCGCCGGCCGCATCGCGCGCGCTCGCCGCATCGCCTGGATCGCAGGTGCGTCCGCGTTCGTCGCCGTCGGAGCGCCGGCGTGCCTCGTCGCGCTGTTCCCGGACGTTTGGGTCAATATTTTTACCGACAGCGCAACGGTGCGCGCCACAAGCCATCAATATTTGTCGACGGTGGCGCCGTTCTACGCCTTCATCGGCCTTGCCTCGACGATGTATTTCTCGTCGCAAGGCGCGGCCAAGGTGATCGGGCCGGTGCTGGCGCAGACCGCGCGGCTCATCTACATCGCCGCTTGCGGCTGGTGGCTGTCGACGCACGACGCCACCGCGCAAAACTTCTTCTGGCTCGCCGCGAGCTCGATGATCGTGCTCGGCCTGCTGTCATGTTCGAGCGTGGTGCTGACGCGCTGGGGACCGCGGGAGAAGAAGCCCGCCGTTCGCCCGGCGCTGTCGGCAGCTATCGACTAG